Proteins from one Prinia subflava isolate CZ2003 ecotype Zambia chromosome 4, Cam_Psub_1.2, whole genome shotgun sequence genomic window:
- the NAP1L1 gene encoding nucleosome assembly protein 1-like 1 isoform X2 — protein sequence MADIDNKEQSELDQQDMEDVEEVEEEETGEDGNSKARQLTVQMMQNPQILAALQERLDGLVGTSAGYIESLPKVVKRRVNALKNLQVQCAQIEAKFYEEVHELERKYAALYQPLFDKRSEIINAIYEPTEEECEWKADVDEEISEEMKEKAKLEEEKKDEEKEDPKGIPEFWLTVFKNVDLLSDMVQEHDEPILKYLKDIKVKFSEVGQPMSFTLEFHFEPNDYFSNEVLTKTYRMRSEPDDSDPFSFDGPEIMGCTGCQIDWKKGKNVTLKTIKKKQKHKGRGTVRTVTKTVSNDSFFNFFSPPEVPESGDLDDDSEAILAADFEIGHFLRERIVPRSVLYFTGEAIEDDDDDYDEEGEEADDEKDQNPAECKQQ from the exons ATGGCAGACATAGACAA CAAAGAACAGTCTGAACTTGATCAGCAGGATATGGAAGATGTTGAAGAAgtagaagaagaagaaactgGTGAAGATGGCAACAGCAAAG CTCGGCAGTTGACTGTGCAGATGATGCAAAATCCTCAGATTCTTGCTGCCCTTCAGGAAAGACTTGATGGTCTGGTAGGAACATCTGCAGGATACATAGAAAG CTTGCCTAAAGTTGTTAAAAGACGTGTGAATGCTCTCAAGAACCTTCAAGTTCAGTGCGCACAGATAGAAGCCAAGTTCTATGAGGAAGTTCATGAGCTGGAAAGAAAGTATGCTGCTCTCTATCAGCCCTTATTTGACAAG CGAAGTGAAATCATCAATGCCATTTATGAACCTACAGAAGAAGAATGTGAATGGAAAGCAGATGTTGATGAAGAAATTTCA gaggaaatgaaagagaaagctAAGCTcgaagaagaaaaaaaagatgaagaaaaagaagaccCTAAAGGAATCCCTGAGTTTTGGCTGACAGTATTCAAGAACGTGGACTTGCTCAGTGATATGGTTCAG GAACATGATGAACCTATCCTGAAATACTTAAAAGATataaaagtgaaattttcaGAAGTTGGGCAGCCTATG AGTTTCACATTAGAATTCCATTTCGAACCAAACGACTACTTCTCAAATGAAGTGTTGACAAAGACATATAGAATGAGGTCAGAGCCAGATGATTCTGATCCCTTTTCCTTTGATGGACCAGAAATCATGGGTTGTACAGG TTGCCAAATAgactggaaaaaaggaaagaatgttACCTTGAAAACCATTAAGAAGAAGCAAAAACATAAGGGCCGCGGAACAGTCAGGACAGTGACAAAAACTGTTTCCAATGACTCTTTCTTCAACTTTTTTAGTCCTCCTGAAG TTCCTGAAAGTGGAGACCTG GATGATGATTCTGAGGCAATCCTTGCTGCAGACTTTGAAATAGGTCATTTCTTGCGTGAACGTATAGTTCCCCGGTCAGTTTTGTACTTCACTGGAGAAGCTattgaagatgatgatgatgac tATGATGAGGAAGGTGAAGAGGCAGATGATGAG aaGGATCAAAACCCAGCAGAATGCAAGCAGCAGTGA
- the NAP1L1 gene encoding nucleosome assembly protein 1-like 1 isoform X1, giving the protein MADIDNKEQSELDQQDMEDVEEVEEEETGEDGNSKARQLTVQMMQNPQILAALQERLDGLVGTSAGYIESLPKVVKRRVNALKNLQVQCAQIEAKFYEEVHELERKYAALYQPLFDKRSEIINAIYEPTEEECEWKADVDEEISEEMKEKAKLEEEKKDEEKEDPKGIPEFWLTVFKNVDLLSDMVQEHDEPILKYLKDIKVKFSEVGQPMSFTLEFHFEPNDYFSNEVLTKTYRMRSEPDDSDPFSFDGPEIMGCTGCQIDWKKGKNVTLKTIKKKQKHKGRGTVRTVTKTVSNDSFFNFFSPPEVPESGDLDDDSEAILAADFEIGHFLRERIVPRSVLYFTGEAIEDDDDDYDEEGEEADDEEGEEEADEENDPDYDPKKDQNPAECKQQ; this is encoded by the exons ATGGCAGACATAGACAA CAAAGAACAGTCTGAACTTGATCAGCAGGATATGGAAGATGTTGAAGAAgtagaagaagaagaaactgGTGAAGATGGCAACAGCAAAG CTCGGCAGTTGACTGTGCAGATGATGCAAAATCCTCAGATTCTTGCTGCCCTTCAGGAAAGACTTGATGGTCTGGTAGGAACATCTGCAGGATACATAGAAAG CTTGCCTAAAGTTGTTAAAAGACGTGTGAATGCTCTCAAGAACCTTCAAGTTCAGTGCGCACAGATAGAAGCCAAGTTCTATGAGGAAGTTCATGAGCTGGAAAGAAAGTATGCTGCTCTCTATCAGCCCTTATTTGACAAG CGAAGTGAAATCATCAATGCCATTTATGAACCTACAGAAGAAGAATGTGAATGGAAAGCAGATGTTGATGAAGAAATTTCA gaggaaatgaaagagaaagctAAGCTcgaagaagaaaaaaaagatgaagaaaaagaagaccCTAAAGGAATCCCTGAGTTTTGGCTGACAGTATTCAAGAACGTGGACTTGCTCAGTGATATGGTTCAG GAACATGATGAACCTATCCTGAAATACTTAAAAGATataaaagtgaaattttcaGAAGTTGGGCAGCCTATG AGTTTCACATTAGAATTCCATTTCGAACCAAACGACTACTTCTCAAATGAAGTGTTGACAAAGACATATAGAATGAGGTCAGAGCCAGATGATTCTGATCCCTTTTCCTTTGATGGACCAGAAATCATGGGTTGTACAGG TTGCCAAATAgactggaaaaaaggaaagaatgttACCTTGAAAACCATTAAGAAGAAGCAAAAACATAAGGGCCGCGGAACAGTCAGGACAGTGACAAAAACTGTTTCCAATGACTCTTTCTTCAACTTTTTTAGTCCTCCTGAAG TTCCTGAAAGTGGAGACCTG GATGATGATTCTGAGGCAATCCTTGCTGCAGACTTTGAAATAGGTCATTTCTTGCGTGAACGTATAGTTCCCCGGTCAGTTTTGTACTTCACTGGAGAAGCTattgaagatgatgatgatgac tATGATGAGGAAGGTGAAGAGGCAGATGATGAG GagggagaagaagaagcagatgAAGAAAATGATCCTGATTATGACCCAAAA aaGGATCAAAACCCAGCAGAATGCAAGCAGCAGTGA
- the PHLDA1 gene encoding pleckstrin homology-like domain family A member 1, translating to MLESGCKAVKEGVLEKRSDGLLQLWKKKRCILTEEGLLLIPPKHPPPPQQQQQPPAPPAEPATKIKELHFSNMKTVDCVERKGKYVYFTVVMAEGKEIDFRCAQEQGWNAAITLQMVQYKNRQAILAVRSTRQKQQHLAAPHGPRLRGASNSA from the coding sequence ATGCTGGAGAGCGGCTGTAAGGCGGTGAAGGAGGGCGTGCTGGAGAAGAGGAGCGacgggctgctgcagctctggaagaAGAAGCGCTGTATCCTCACCGAAGAGGGGCTGCTCCTCATTCCCCCCAAGCATCCCCCGccgccgcagcagcagcagcagccgccggCGCCTCCGGCCGAGCCGGCGACCAAGATCAAGGAGCTTCACTTCTCGAACATGAAGACGGTGGACTGCGTTGAGCGGAAGGGCAAGTACGTGTACTTCACGGTGGTGATGGCCGAGGGGAAGGAGATCGACTTTCGGTGCGcgcaggagcagggctggaacgCGGCGATCACGCTGCAGATGGTGCAGTACAAGAACCGCCAGGCCATCCTGGCCGTGCGCTCCACCcggcagaagcagcagcacctggcgGCGCCGCACGGGCCGCGCCTCCGCGGCGCCTCCAACTCCGCCTAG